The following nucleotide sequence is from Halomonas chromatireducens.
TACTGATTCCCCAGCGTTTGATCATTGTGGAAACGCCGTAACATCATAGATCGACGCGCCGCCCCAGGGCGGCGTTCTCGTTTGCGCCATATACGCAGCAGAAGCGTTGACGCTCATATATTTGCCTATTTGCTCCTATTTGGCCAAACTGATCCAGCGTATAAAAATAGGCCTACATATTGTCATGGAGCGCTGCTTGTTGTATTTATAGGCGCCGCATCCTGTGAAATTCTCCCAACCCAAGGAACACACACTATGTCTCTTCTCAGTGAATTCATGCAGAAAGAGCAGCAGCTCAAGCAGCTCCAGGCCGAAATGGATCGTCTTCAGAACGATGACCGCCTGAAGGCCGAGCTGGCGTTCAAGGACAAGCTTGAAGCGCTGATGCGCGAATTCAACAAGAGTTCAGCCGACGTTATCAGCCTGCTGGATCCGCAGGGCAACAAGCCTGCCGCCAAGGCATCTACAGCCACCGGTGGCGGTCGTCGCAAGCGCAAGCTGAAGATCTACAAGAACCCGAACACCGGTGAAGTCGTGGAAACCCGCGGCGGTAACCAGAAGACACTGAAGGCGTGGAAGGACGAGCATGGTTCAGACAAGGTCGAGAGCTGGCTGGTTCGCGTCGAGGAGTGATCCCTCCTGGCGTTTGCATGACTGTTAGACACGCCGGGCCCCCTTGGGGCCCGGCTGGTTTCAGGTATGTCAATCCGCATTCAGCGTCATTCAGCTACTTGCAACAAGTATTGGTAACCGAACTTCCAATCCTTCTGCGATCAGGCGTACTTCCACGGGGTCGCCGCTGGCATAGCAGCGCTTTTTTGCCAAGCCCTCACTGAGCAGATACTGCAAGGCAGAGGGTATCTCCTCCGGCCTCTCTACCGTTAGGCAAGCGTGACGCTGCTCGGGCAGTTCCAGAATACGGAAAGAGGCGGGGATGGCTAAACCGTCACCGGCCTGCTCATCGATCAGCGGGCCGATATCGATGCGGTCCAGTTCGCAGGGCAGGGGGGTATTATGGAGTACGGCAATGGCAGGGGTTTGTCGGAGTCGTTCGGGCAAGGTCTCGGCTCCTTTTGTGAGTTGTGCCCACTTGTGTAGCTTGCCGAGGCTGCTGGCATCGCTCTTGTGATAGAGCCGGGTAACCAGCGCCTGTCTAGGTGGCAGGCTGCGAATATCGAAGTCCGGCGGTGCGCCACTGTGGCCCTGGCAGTACATGGGCGAGCGTAACTTCACGCGTGCAGCCAGCCGGTACTGGCGGGGCGTTTGATTGTAGCGCCGCTGAAAGGCACGGCTGAAGGCTGAATGATTTTGATAACCGCTTCGTGTGGCGATGGTGTTAACACGATAGGGCGTTAGTGCGAGTAGTCTGGCGGCTTTTTCAAGTCGCAAGATGTCGCGATAGGTGCTCGGCGACACACCGAAACACTGCTTGAACTTACGTCGTACCTGGGAGGTCGAATAACCGAGTCGATTGGCGAGGTCATCGATCCCCTCATGGCTACTCAGGTGCTCCTGTAGCCAGATTTCCGCTCGCATCATCTCGTTGAACATTGTCCGGTCCCTTGCGCTGGAGTGTGCAGTAATTCTTGACTACTGCTTCCATTTCCTGTTGGCGCTTTCCATTGGCGCCGCTGGGTGGTCACACGAATGTTCCAACCCGAAGTATTTATTGGTTTTGTGCATACCTTTATGCGCTGTAGCGGGAGTCGAAGGCAAGTTTGGTGACGAAGATTGACCGTTTGTGCATACTTTGTAGCGTATAAGGGAAAGCGGATTTATCAAGCATGGTAACAGTAATCATTATCATGAATGGTGTTTCTCGGTTTCGCTCCGGGAATCAATAGCGGTATACTCATGACAGACATTAATCGAGTACTGTCCAGTACTTGAGATTTAACGGAATCTAATGAAACAGCATAAACCCAACCGACACATGGACGAGCGCGAGAAGCTGCGCAAGTTTCGTGAGCTGGACGATGCCTTCGCAGAAGCGCTTCGCGAGCTGGAAAAGCCCAATTCAAGGCTCGATATCCCCACCGGACCGCCCGTACGCAGCCTGGCGGACCAGGAGGCGGATGACGAGCAGGCCCGTCAGCACCTTTTCGAAGAGCGCCTGAAAACGCTGATGAGCGAATACGCTCAACCCAGAGATAGCGTGGCCCTTCTGCTACGCACAATGCAGTCGCTTGGTCATATCGCCTGAATTGCTGCTTGAAACGCTGCCTGAGTAGCCGTCTGAAACGCTGCCTGAGCAACCGCCTGAATCGCCGCCTGAGTCGCACATGACCTATTTCGTCGTGATGGGCAGCCTGGCGCTGTCCGTGCTGTTTACCTTTGGCTGGGTGCTGTGGCGCACAGGGCGCTGGCTGACTGCCAGCATGCCCGGTGGTCGGCGCCAGGGCGGCCGAGGCAAGGCCGCCACCCGCAAGCCGGCCAAGCGCCCCGCGCAAGCCAAGGCGCGCAAGCCCGCCAAGAAGCCTTCCGTGAAAACCAGGCGCGAGCCTGGCCGCCTGACCCAGTGGCTTGCCGAATGGCGGGCAACGCTGCCCCTGGCCGTGATCACCACCCTGATCTACCTGATCGCCCGGCTGGTCGAGCACGGCATGAGCTTCCGCCCACCCCACACCGTGCCCGCCGGCTTTCACAGCCTGATTGTCGTCCTTGGCTGGGCCGCCGCCGTAATGCTCACTCTCGCCCTGATCAACCGGCTCGCCGCCTGGCGCTGTCGTTGATGTAGCGTTTTATTCTTCGCCAGCACCTCGGCGCTAGAGCATTCCCGCCGAGTCCCGTAGAATTGTTCAACTAGAATAACGATACCTTCAAAGGGGAAGTCGAGCGCCAGCTCGGCACAGGACCGTGACATGGCGCAGGGGCTAATAACGCCTTAGACCCTGAACGCCCGTTATTCGCTGTTCCGATCCTCTCCCTGATATCGATACTTCAACAGGGCAAGGGAAACGCCCGGAACAATCCCCGGGCGGTAGCGTGCCTGGAAAGTGATAAAGCGCCTCAACGAAGAGAATCATTGTTGGAGCGCTCGTTCCCATCGCGACTGGCGCCGCAAGGCGCCCCGGCGGAGGCCGCAGCGCTGGCGATATCCGCAACGTTTCCAACACCGCCGGGAGTCCTTCGGCCTCCAGTCGTGATCTGAAGATACTCCAACAGCGGGGTGGCACCGTTGGTGGAAAGGGGCGCTGTTGGAGCGCTGCTTTGCATCGCGACTGGCGCCGCCAGGCGCCTTGACGGAGGCCACAGCGCTGGCGATATCCGCAACGTTTCCAACACCGCCGGGAGTCCTTCGGCCTCCAGTCGCCGATGCGTCGGACCGGATCTAAAGATACTCCAACAGCGGGGAGGCACCGTTGGTGGACAGGATTGCTGTTGGAGCGCTGGTTTCCATTGCGACTGGCGCCGCAGGCGCCTCGGCGGAGGTCGCAGCCTCGGCGATTTCCACATCAGCGCTGAAAAACCGAAATGACGTCAACACACAAGGGTAGGGACATCGCGTGAAACTGCTGATCACCGGCATGGCGGGCTTTATCGGACATGCCGTGGCCAAGCGTCTCAGTGGGCAGGGCCACGAAATCGTCGGTATCGACAATCTCAACGAGTACTACGATGTCTCTCTCAAGCAGGCGCGGCTGGACGACTTGGCTGCCAACTGCGAAGACGTGCGCTTCATCAAGATGGACCTCGGCGATCGCGTCGGCATGGCCGCGCTGTTTCGCGACCAGCGCTTCGACCGGGTGATCCACCTGGCGGCCCAGGCCGGTGTGCGCTACTCGCTGGAGAACCCCCACGTCTACGCTGACTCCAACCTGATCGGCCACCTCAACGTGCTCGAGGGCTGTCGCCAGCAGAAGGTGAAGCATCTGGTCTACGCCTCGTCCAGCTCGGTCTATGGCATGAACGCCAAGACCCCGTTCGACACCGCCGACAACGTCGACCACCCCGTCAGCCTCTACGCGGCCACCAAGAAGGCCAACGAGCTGATGAGCCACACCTACGCACACCTTTACGACGTACCGACCACCGGGCTGCGCTTCTTCACGGTATACGGCCCCTGGGGCAGGCCCGACATGGCCATCTTCAAGTTCGTCAAGGCGATGTTCGAAGGCAAGCCGATCCAGGTCTACAACCACGGCGACATGTCGCGGGACTTCACCTACATCGACGACATCGTCGAAGGCATCGTGCGTGTACTCGACGTAATACCCCAGGCCGGCGCCGCCCGCCCCGGTGACGTGGCCACCCCGGACAAGAGCGCCGCTCCCTATTCGCTCTACAACATCGGCTACGGCGCACCGCTATCACTGATGGACTTCATCCGCGCCCTGGAAACCGCCACCGGCCGCGAAGCCATCTGCGAATACCTGCCCATGCAGCCCGGCGACGTCCCCCGCACCTGGGCCGACACCGAAGCCCTGCTGCAAGCCACCGGCTACCGCCCCAAAGTTGGCGTCGACGAAG
It contains:
- a CDS encoding NAD-dependent epimerase, whose protein sequence is MKLLITGMAGFIGHAVAKRLSGQGHEIVGIDNLNEYYDVSLKQARLDDLAANCEDVRFIKMDLGDRVGMAALFRDQRFDRVIHLAAQAGVRYSLENPHVYADSNLIGHLNVLEGCRQQKVKHLVYASSSSVYGMNAKTPFDTADNVDHPVSLYAATKKANELMSHTYAHLYDVPTTGLRFFTVYGPWGRPDMAIFKFVKAMFEGKPIQVYNHGDMSRDFTYIDDIVEGIVRVLDVIPQAGAARPGDVATPDKSAAPYSLYNIGYGAPLSLMDFIRALETATGREAICEYLPMQPGDVPRTWADTEALLQATGYRPKVGVDEGVARFVEWYRGFYNV
- a CDS encoding helix-turn-helix domain-containing protein: MFNEMMRAEIWLQEHLSSHEGIDDLANRLGYSTSQVRRKFKQCFGVSPSTYRDILRLEKAARLLALTPYRVNTIATRSGYQNHSAFSRAFQRRYNQTPRQYRLAARVKLRSPMYCQGHSGAPPDFDIRSLPPRQALVTRLYHKSDASSLGKLHKWAQLTKGAETLPERLRQTPAIAVLHNTPLPCELDRIDIGPLIDEQAGDGLAIPASFRILELPEQRHACLTVERPEEIPSALQYLLSEGLAKKRCYASGDPVEVRLIAEGLEVRLPILVASS
- a CDS encoding histone-like nucleoid-structuring protein, MvaT/MvaU family, with amino-acid sequence MSLLSEFMQKEQQLKQLQAEMDRLQNDDRLKAELAFKDKLEALMREFNKSSADVISLLDPQGNKPAAKASTATGGGRRKRKLKIYKNPNTGEVVETRGGNQKTLKAWKDEHGSDKVESWLVRVEE